From a single Alloactinosynnema sp. L-07 genomic region:
- the istB gene encoding IS21-like element helper ATPase IstB, translating into MTVIDTALRDALRMLKLSGMLDTLDARLAQARGGELGHLEFLQILCHDEIGRRELTAMGRRLRRAHFDAQTTLEEFNFHASPKLPAAQIRDLAALRWLHAGESVILYGPVGVGKTHIAQALGHMAIRHGADVRFAKTSRVLADLAGGHADGTWGRRLRELARPPVLILDDFGMRELTARQADDLYELINERAGRSLVLTSNRSPVDWYPLFPNAVVAESLLDRLINTSHQVFMNGPSYRPNKRPKGAADDKKKTTG; encoded by the coding sequence GTGACCGTCATCGACACCGCGCTGCGCGACGCCCTGCGCATGCTCAAGCTCTCCGGAATGCTCGACACCCTCGACGCCCGCCTCGCCCAGGCCCGCGGCGGGGAACTCGGCCACCTGGAGTTCCTGCAGATCCTCTGCCACGACGAGATCGGCCGCCGCGAGCTCACCGCGATGGGTCGTCGGCTGCGCCGCGCCCACTTCGACGCACAGACCACCCTGGAGGAGTTCAACTTCCACGCCAGCCCCAAGCTGCCCGCCGCGCAGATCCGCGACCTCGCCGCGCTGCGCTGGCTGCACGCAGGCGAGTCGGTGATCCTCTACGGCCCGGTCGGGGTCGGCAAGACACACATCGCACAAGCGTTGGGGCACATGGCAATCCGGCATGGAGCCGACGTCCGATTCGCCAAGACCAGTCGCGTCCTGGCCGACCTCGCCGGCGGACACGCAGACGGCACCTGGGGCCGACGGCTACGCGAACTGGCCCGGCCACCCGTGCTGATCCTCGACGACTTCGGCATGCGCGAACTCACCGCACGACAAGCCGACGACCTCTACGAACTGATCAACGAACGAGCCGGGCGCTCACTCGTGCTCACCAGCAACCGTTCACCGGTTGACTGGTATCCGTTGTTCCCCAACGCCGTCGTCGCCGAATCACTGCTCGACCGGCTGATCAACACCAGCCACCAGGTGTTCATGAACGGCCCCAGCTACCGGCCGAACAAACGACCCAAGGGAGCCGCCGACGACAAGAAGAAGACCACAGGGTAG
- the istA gene encoding IS21 family transposase — MTNVTEILVHWYAGRSQSEVAASLGVDRKTIKKYVTPAIDAGIIPGGPSMTAADWAELTGKWFPAVTDTRLWQTTLPQIEQHRDYFVDMLKAGVTQATIWQRLRDERDLPASLASLNRWVAANLPEEVRRDRVTVLMDEPEPGGEAQIDYGHLGAWVDPRSGKRRRVWAFVMVLPASRHMFVRPVLVMDQRAWTECHVAAFEFFGGVPARLVPDNLKTGVDKPDLYDPKINRSYAELAEHYTTLVDPARAAKPKDKLRVERPMPYVRDSFWRGREFVSLQHMQEQAVLWCRDVAGRRQCRPLGGAAPLSVFDAVEASELQAVPRKRFVLATWSTGTIGPDIHVRVGKSLYSVPWRHMGRRVDARETPTVVQIFDNGELIATHGRRPAGKSTDLSHYPPEKIAFKMRTPTWCRGQAADIGPSCVELIGGLLEVNALFRLRAAQGVLGLASKHGPARLEKACARAIEVGDPTYRTVKGILAAGTEVDPAPESTGDGGAAAHLHGPSQLFANVVALPTPDPEPAADNANPSVDHDTDAHDELGDHRTPAPIEPNRAAPGTDSEEAL; from the coding sequence GTGACGAATGTGACCGAGATCCTGGTCCACTGGTATGCGGGTCGCTCGCAGAGCGAGGTCGCGGCCAGTCTGGGTGTGGACCGCAAGACGATCAAGAAGTACGTGACCCCGGCGATCGACGCCGGGATCATCCCGGGCGGGCCGTCGATGACCGCCGCGGACTGGGCGGAGTTGACCGGCAAGTGGTTCCCCGCGGTCACCGACACGCGGCTGTGGCAGACGACATTGCCGCAGATCGAGCAGCACCGCGACTACTTCGTCGACATGCTCAAGGCCGGTGTCACCCAGGCCACGATCTGGCAGCGGCTGCGCGATGAGCGGGACCTGCCGGCCAGTCTGGCGTCGTTGAACCGGTGGGTGGCGGCGAATCTGCCCGAGGAAGTCCGCCGCGACCGGGTCACGGTGCTGATGGACGAGCCGGAACCGGGTGGGGAAGCGCAGATCGACTACGGGCATCTGGGCGCGTGGGTCGACCCGCGCAGCGGTAAGCGGCGGCGGGTGTGGGCGTTCGTGATGGTGCTGCCCGCATCGCGGCATATGTTCGTGCGTCCGGTGTTGGTGATGGACCAGCGGGCGTGGACGGAGTGCCATGTCGCGGCGTTCGAGTTCTTCGGCGGGGTGCCGGCCCGGCTGGTGCCGGACAACCTCAAGACCGGGGTCGACAAGCCCGACCTCTACGACCCGAAGATCAACCGATCCTATGCCGAACTCGCCGAGCACTACACGACGTTGGTCGACCCGGCGCGGGCGGCGAAGCCGAAGGACAAGCTGCGGGTGGAACGGCCGATGCCCTATGTCCGGGATTCGTTCTGGCGCGGCCGGGAATTCGTGTCCCTGCAACACATGCAGGAACAAGCCGTGCTCTGGTGTCGGGACGTGGCCGGGCGCCGGCAGTGCCGCCCTCTCGGTGGTGCGGCCCCGTTGTCAGTGTTCGACGCGGTCGAAGCCAGTGAGCTGCAAGCGGTGCCCCGTAAGCGGTTCGTGCTCGCCACGTGGTCGACCGGGACGATCGGCCCGGATATCCATGTCCGGGTGGGCAAGTCGTTGTATTCGGTGCCGTGGCGGCATATGGGCCGCCGCGTCGACGCCCGTGAGACCCCTACGGTGGTGCAGATCTTCGACAACGGGGAGTTGATCGCCACCCACGGCCGCCGACCGGCAGGGAAGTCCACTGACCTGTCGCACTACCCGCCGGAGAAGATCGCGTTCAAGATGCGGACCCCGACCTGGTGCCGCGGCCAGGCCGCCGACATCGGCCCGTCCTGCGTCGAGCTGATCGGCGGGCTGCTTGAGGTCAACGCCCTGTTCCGGCTGCGCGCGGCGCAAGGGGTCCTCGGGCTGGCCAGCAAACACGGGCCGGCCCGGCTGGAGAAGGCCTGCGCCCGGGCGATCGAGGTGGGTGACCCGACTTATCGCACGGTCAAAGGGATCCTGGCCGCCGGCACCGAGGTCGACCCGGCGCCCGAGTCGACCGGCGACGGAGGCGCCGCGGCGCATCTGCACGGCCCTTCGCAGCTCTTCGCGAACGTCGTGGCCCTGCCCACCCCGGACCCCGAGCCCGCCGCGGACAACGCCAACCCGAGCGTCGATCACGACACCGATGCCCACGACGAACTCGGCGATCACCGCACCCCGGCCCCCATCGAACCCAACCGGGCAGCCCCGGGCACAGACAGCGAGGAAGCATTGTGA
- a CDS encoding BTAD domain-containing putative transcriptional regulator, which yields MRYRILGPLEVVSAGDRLELSGERQQKLLALLLVNANSVVSFTRLVDELWDDPPQTAKRQVYNSAAALRRVLADDLATSAIGYQLDVAPGDLDADAFRTDVAAAETAAAEGRTMDAVQLLQQALAIWRGPVLDGLDTAMLCRAADGLREERLIATERLARLRLDLGEVGSLLGDLAPLVAEHPLRESLRATLMMALCRAGRSADALTVFEDGRKVLAEELGADPGVELRRLHGEILRGDNPPRPASGSFLPYDCSDFTGRKAEIRRLVEAIADVPDRAPAIVAIDGMGGVGKTTLALHVAHQLASAYPNGQYFVDLRGFTLDDERVAPSVALETLLGQVGVAPEAIPTSLDARRDLWRSKIAGQRVIVVLDNAADAAHVRPLLPGAPGTVAIITSRRQLLALEGAVPLSLTALPAADAGELFTLIAGPRRVEGGAAARAEVVELCGRLPLAIRIAASRLRHRPGWTVSHLADHLRDTCRRARTLTVDDRSVAGVLGWSYQHLSPVQQRVFRLLSLAPGPDIDAYAAAAVADLPLFDAEQALEDLVDCNLLDQRTANRYLMHDLLKDCGRALAESSDTAADLTAARGRLFDYYLHLADVCCRPLTMGRQRFEPELRYRPAVVPASTSDTDDVDRLNREHRNMVAVAQFAATHDWPGHAWQLPCLLTPYFVQLGYRADSLELFDGALRATRRLGHRRGESIALASMARAKREHGGHSEVMALLDQAIAISADLGDDMLLAAQKSDLGEIQFRAGLLRDAGANFADARDLALRAGDVESQVNFTLNLGVIQCNLGDFTAALDSFAQAQAHYQRTNRTTGEVVALINIGWVSHAKDNDEHAADHLRRAVALSRGIGFTRGEGLALAWLGVALRCLGRLGEAIETGSAAVTVVHLAGMREAECDALIGLAESYFAAGKPDLARSTVTKAHTMALDGDLSLAEARAEECLAHLAAAEGDDTRARDHWRRALAMYPTESAEAENPRVHLAASEATCQRCRGRGLTR from the coding sequence GTGAGGTACCGGATCCTCGGTCCGCTGGAGGTCGTCTCGGCGGGAGACCGTCTGGAATTGTCGGGGGAGCGGCAGCAGAAGCTGCTCGCGCTGCTGCTGGTGAACGCCAACTCGGTGGTCTCCTTCACCAGGCTTGTCGACGAGCTGTGGGACGACCCTCCCCAGACAGCGAAACGGCAGGTCTACAACTCGGCCGCGGCGTTGCGTCGAGTGCTCGCCGACGACCTGGCCACCAGTGCCATCGGCTACCAACTCGACGTCGCGCCCGGCGACCTGGACGCCGATGCCTTCCGCACCGACGTCGCCGCCGCCGAAACCGCGGCCGCCGAAGGCCGGACCATGGACGCGGTACAGCTGCTGCAGCAGGCATTGGCCATCTGGCGCGGGCCTGTCCTCGACGGCCTGGACACCGCGATGCTGTGCCGGGCGGCGGACGGCCTCCGGGAGGAGCGGCTGATCGCCACCGAGCGGCTCGCTCGGCTGCGGCTGGACCTCGGCGAGGTCGGTTCGCTGCTGGGTGACCTCGCTCCGCTGGTCGCCGAACACCCCCTGCGCGAGTCTCTGCGCGCCACGCTGATGATGGCGCTGTGCCGCGCGGGCCGGTCGGCGGACGCGCTGACAGTGTTCGAGGACGGCCGCAAGGTGCTGGCCGAGGAACTCGGCGCCGACCCAGGGGTCGAACTCCGGCGACTGCACGGGGAGATCCTGCGCGGCGACAACCCACCGCGGCCCGCGTCCGGGTCGTTCCTGCCCTATGACTGCTCGGACTTCACCGGCCGCAAGGCCGAGATCCGACGCCTGGTCGAGGCCATCGCCGACGTGCCGGACCGGGCCCCCGCGATCGTGGCGATCGACGGCATGGGCGGGGTCGGGAAGACCACGCTCGCGCTGCACGTGGCCCACCAACTGGCCTCCGCGTACCCCAATGGACAGTACTTTGTGGACCTTCGCGGCTTCACCCTCGACGACGAGCGGGTCGCGCCGTCGGTCGCTTTGGAGACACTGTTAGGCCAGGTCGGGGTCGCTCCGGAGGCGATCCCGACCAGCCTGGACGCGCGCCGGGACCTGTGGCGGTCGAAGATCGCCGGACAGCGGGTGATCGTGGTGCTGGACAACGCCGCCGACGCCGCGCACGTTCGCCCGCTGCTCCCCGGCGCCCCGGGGACCGTCGCCATCATCACCAGCCGAAGGCAGCTGCTTGCGCTGGAAGGCGCCGTGCCGCTGTCGCTGACCGCGCTGCCCGCCGCCGACGCGGGTGAACTGTTCACCCTCATCGCGGGTCCCCGCCGGGTCGAGGGCGGGGCCGCCGCCCGTGCGGAGGTCGTCGAGCTGTGCGGCAGGCTGCCGCTGGCGATCCGGATCGCCGCGTCGCGGTTGCGCCACCGGCCGGGCTGGACGGTTTCCCACCTGGCCGATCATCTGCGGGACACATGCAGGCGCGCTCGCACGCTGACCGTCGACGACCGCAGCGTCGCGGGCGTGCTCGGCTGGTCCTACCAGCACCTCTCCCCGGTGCAGCAGCGCGTGTTCCGGCTGCTGTCACTGGCACCAGGCCCCGATATCGACGCCTACGCCGCGGCCGCCGTCGCCGACCTGCCCCTCTTCGACGCCGAGCAGGCGTTGGAGGACCTGGTCGACTGCAACCTGCTCGACCAGCGCACCGCGAACCGCTACTTGATGCACGACTTGCTCAAGGACTGCGGCCGGGCGCTGGCCGAGTCGAGTGACACCGCCGCCGACCTGACCGCGGCGCGCGGCAGGCTGTTCGACTACTACCTGCACCTGGCCGACGTCTGCTGCCGCCCGCTCACCATGGGCAGGCAGCGGTTCGAGCCGGAGCTGCGGTACCGGCCCGCGGTCGTCCCTGCGTCCACATCGGACACCGACGACGTCGACCGGCTCAATCGCGAACACCGCAACATGGTCGCCGTGGCCCAGTTCGCTGCCACCCACGACTGGCCCGGCCACGCCTGGCAGCTCCCCTGCCTGCTCACCCCGTACTTCGTCCAACTGGGCTACCGCGCCGACTCGCTGGAACTGTTCGACGGTGCGCTGCGGGCGACTCGGCGCCTCGGCCACCGCCGGGGCGAGTCCATCGCCTTGGCCAGCATGGCCCGCGCGAAGCGTGAACACGGTGGGCACAGCGAGGTGATGGCCCTGCTGGACCAAGCGATCGCCATCAGCGCGGATCTCGGCGACGACATGCTCCTCGCGGCGCAGAAGAGCGATCTCGGCGAGATCCAGTTCCGGGCGGGCCTGCTCCGCGACGCGGGCGCCAACTTCGCCGACGCCAGAGACTTGGCCCTGCGCGCGGGCGACGTGGAGAGCCAGGTCAACTTCACCCTCAACCTCGGCGTCATTCAGTGCAACCTCGGCGATTTCACCGCGGCCCTGGACAGCTTTGCCCAGGCTCAGGCCCATTACCAGCGGACCAACCGGACGACCGGCGAGGTCGTCGCGCTGATCAACATCGGCTGGGTGTCCCACGCCAAGGACAACGATGAGCACGCCGCCGACCACCTCCGCCGCGCCGTGGCCCTCAGCCGCGGCATCGGCTTCACCCGAGGCGAGGGCTTGGCCCTGGCCTGGCTCGGCGTCGCCCTGCGTTGCCTCGGCAGGCTCGGCGAAGCCATCGAAACCGGCTCGGCGGCGGTCACCGTCGTCCACCTGGCAGGCATGCGCGAGGCGGAGTGCGACGCCCTCATCGGCCTTGCCGAGTCCTACTTCGCCGCGGGAAAGCCAGACCTGGCCCGCTCGACCGTCACCAAGGCCCACACGATGGCCCTTGACGGCGACCTTTCCCTGGCTGAGGCTCGCGCCGAGGAATGCCTCGCCCACCTGGCCGCGGCCGAGGGCGACGACACCCGAGCACGCGACCACTGGCGCCGCGCGTTGGCGATGTATCCGACCGAGTCCGCCGAGGCCGAAAACCCCCGTGTCCACCTCGCCGCGTCCGAGGCGACCTGCCAGCGCTGTCGCGGTCGCGGCTTGACGAGGTGA
- a CDS encoding helix-turn-helix domain-containing protein — protein MDLHTPADFAQALDRLRRASGKSYRELHKECGLPQSTISTWCKGRHLPQVSMRADLARLLAALGVEELARKTWFEGLAQARQQTRRTSPAFNPYLGLRAFQPENAAMFFGREKEVEALVGASKMGPLAVVGPSGSGKSSLLRAGLIPALPQGKVITPAEAPVESVLKAPHELVLVVDQFEELFTTYDEANRVRFVDALLDRSTPVVIGLRADFYAHAMRIPRLAELLQHHQMLVTPMSETQLRVAITGPARAAGFDLDPGLVELLLRDTAQQPGGLPLLSHTLHSIVETWTEQRSSRRTIDLTHYWSVGGVHGAIAQTANSAFRSLNRAQRVVAQNLFLRLVNAGDSTAVTRRRVTFSELFNGRVDDEVDDLTEVFEVFVAHRLLTADEHIVEISHESLLGAWPLLQEWLAHDRVGHHLHNRLTGVARDWQQNGRQPEHLYVGGTLVSALEWARSAAGEAALNPLEREFLAVSEEARTARREADRTRVRRRYQLLILLVVTSLLAVGAAFYANQVSTTASRDNRLALSREVSDKADRLRDKDPVLAAQLALAAHNLAPTPEARSAVLDSSARPLPRRSSAWDGTTTVMTSAGGFLVFGTDSGHVQIEQADTGRHVADLRVARPIVAIAASSNGSLLAAGDDRGEVTVWSLSPSTSPTEEKTFNTGSSRLFALAFSPDGLHLAAGNGAGEVQIWTPREATPPVVLTGPAQAVKGVAFLPDGTAVAAGSDDSIVHLWSLAVPGESVVFKGPTSKIFGIAVSPDGKTLAAGTAGEQRVYTWNLSDPTAPPRQWTGPASWINAVAFSPDSTALVAGSSDTLLWRWDMRSGQALPPLPHPKPLTAIEFRDSHTILTLATDGRTRTWTVPGSVLSGPSKQVFSTSFDLSGDRLLVGSGDNRLRLWDVTDPHRARLTGELTGGSASPSPLSGASTLTSDGATAIAGTTDGSIVLWRVDRSDEPVSLKVAASTIQSVVLSADDRTAAVGSDDKSAYLVDLSDTAHPKMISSLSGTADIIYGVRFSPDTTMLAVAGGDGKGYLWDIADKTNPKPRATVTGFRGPVYATAFSADGTLVAFGASDYSVRLLDLTHPLSPVEVPSPLIGPVGEVYELSFHPDRRELAVSSTDRTIWLWNLADHRKPDHLATLTTNDALLTLAHSPDGRRLAAGGRDRTVRVWDTDLDAVKNWICGQAGQSITPEEWSQFIPGEPYTPPC, from the coding sequence TTGGATCTGCACACGCCCGCTGACTTCGCTCAGGCGCTCGACCGGCTCCGCCGCGCTTCCGGGAAGTCGTATCGCGAACTACACAAAGAATGTGGCCTGCCACAAAGCACGATTTCCACGTGGTGCAAGGGGCGGCACCTTCCTCAGGTGTCGATGCGCGCCGATCTCGCCCGGCTCCTCGCCGCGCTCGGTGTTGAGGAACTCGCGCGGAAGACGTGGTTCGAAGGACTCGCTCAAGCGAGACAACAAACCAGGCGCACTTCACCGGCATTCAATCCGTACCTCGGCCTCCGCGCGTTCCAGCCGGAAAACGCGGCCATGTTCTTCGGGCGCGAAAAAGAGGTCGAAGCACTCGTCGGCGCGTCGAAGATGGGGCCGTTGGCCGTCGTGGGGCCGTCTGGCTCGGGCAAGTCCTCCCTGCTGCGTGCGGGACTCATTCCAGCGCTCCCCCAGGGGAAGGTCATCACGCCCGCCGAGGCGCCAGTGGAGTCGGTGCTCAAGGCGCCGCACGAACTCGTACTGGTCGTCGACCAGTTCGAGGAACTGTTCACCACCTACGACGAAGCCAACAGAGTCCGGTTCGTCGACGCGCTGCTGGACCGCTCGACGCCAGTGGTCATCGGGCTACGCGCCGACTTCTACGCGCATGCTATGCGGATTCCCCGCTTGGCAGAACTCCTGCAGCACCACCAGATGCTGGTGACGCCCATGAGCGAGACGCAGCTGAGGGTGGCGATCACCGGGCCCGCGCGGGCCGCCGGCTTCGACCTGGACCCCGGTCTCGTCGAGTTGCTGCTGCGGGACACCGCACAACAGCCTGGCGGGCTTCCGCTGTTGTCGCACACGCTTCACAGCATCGTCGAGACCTGGACCGAGCAGCGCTCATCGCGCCGGACGATCGACCTGACCCACTATTGGTCGGTGGGCGGCGTGCACGGGGCAATCGCGCAGACCGCGAACTCCGCATTCCGATCGTTGAACCGCGCACAGCGAGTCGTTGCCCAAAACCTCTTCCTACGCCTGGTGAACGCGGGCGACAGCACTGCCGTCACCCGGCGCCGGGTGACCTTCAGCGAGCTGTTCAACGGGCGCGTCGACGACGAGGTAGACGATCTCACCGAGGTGTTCGAGGTCTTCGTCGCACACCGGCTGCTCACCGCGGATGAGCACATCGTCGAGATCAGCCACGAGTCGTTGCTGGGCGCCTGGCCGTTGCTGCAGGAGTGGCTCGCGCACGACCGCGTGGGTCACCATCTCCACAATCGGCTTACCGGCGTCGCTCGCGACTGGCAGCAGAACGGCCGCCAGCCTGAACACCTCTACGTCGGTGGAACTCTCGTATCCGCGCTGGAATGGGCACGGTCGGCTGCTGGAGAGGCCGCGCTCAACCCGCTTGAACGCGAGTTCCTCGCCGTCTCCGAAGAGGCACGCACGGCGCGGCGCGAAGCCGACCGCACGCGCGTTCGCCGCCGATACCAGCTGCTGATCCTGCTCGTGGTGACTTCGCTGCTCGCGGTGGGGGCGGCGTTCTACGCGAACCAGGTCAGCACGACCGCCTCACGCGACAACCGACTCGCCCTGTCGCGCGAGGTGTCGGACAAGGCGGATCGGCTGCGGGACAAGGACCCCGTCCTCGCCGCCCAGCTCGCGCTCGCAGCACACAATCTGGCCCCGACGCCCGAGGCGCGGTCAGCTGTCCTTGATTCCTCCGCTCGGCCGCTCCCCCGGCGCAGCAGCGCCTGGGACGGCACCACGACCGTGATGACGTCAGCCGGCGGCTTCCTGGTGTTCGGCACAGACTCAGGGCACGTCCAGATCGAACAAGCTGACACCGGCCGGCACGTCGCGGACCTACGCGTCGCCCGCCCTATCGTCGCTATCGCGGCCAGCTCGAATGGGTCCTTGCTGGCGGCGGGCGATGACCGGGGCGAAGTCACCGTGTGGAGCCTCAGCCCTTCTACTTCTCCCACGGAGGAAAAGACGTTCAACACCGGTTCCAGCAGGCTGTTCGCCCTGGCGTTCAGCCCGGACGGCCTGCACCTCGCTGCCGGCAACGGGGCCGGGGAGGTGCAGATATGGACGCCCCGTGAGGCAACGCCACCTGTAGTCCTGACCGGGCCTGCACAAGCAGTGAAAGGAGTGGCGTTTCTCCCGGACGGAACGGCTGTCGCAGCTGGCAGCGACGATAGCATCGTTCACCTCTGGAGCCTCGCCGTCCCCGGCGAATCCGTGGTGTTCAAAGGGCCTACCAGCAAGATCTTCGGCATTGCTGTGTCGCCCGATGGCAAAACGCTGGCCGCAGGTACGGCGGGCGAACAACGTGTCTACACCTGGAACCTGTCTGATCCGACTGCCCCGCCACGGCAGTGGACAGGACCAGCGAGTTGGATCAACGCCGTGGCGTTCAGCCCCGACAGCACCGCGCTCGTCGCAGGCAGTTCGGACACGCTCTTGTGGCGGTGGGACATGCGGTCCGGTCAGGCCCTGCCCCCGCTTCCACACCCGAAGCCCTTGACCGCTATCGAGTTCCGCGACTCTCACACGATCCTCACGCTGGCGACCGACGGGCGCACCCGAACCTGGACGGTGCCGGGCTCGGTGCTCAGCGGTCCGAGCAAACAGGTGTTCTCGACGTCGTTCGACCTGTCCGGCGACAGGCTGCTGGTCGGCTCCGGCGACAACCGGCTCCGGCTGTGGGACGTGACGGACCCGCACAGGGCGAGGCTGACAGGCGAGTTGACAGGCGGCTCGGCAAGCCCATCACCGCTCAGCGGAGCATCCACGCTCACTAGCGACGGAGCGACAGCGATCGCCGGAACCACCGATGGCAGCATCGTGTTGTGGCGGGTCGACCGGTCGGACGAGCCGGTTTCGCTGAAAGTGGCGGCCTCGACCATCCAATCCGTCGTGCTCAGCGCTGACGATCGTACCGCTGCGGTGGGCAGCGACGACAAGTCCGCGTACCTCGTCGACCTCTCCGACACCGCCCACCCGAAAATGATCTCCAGCCTGAGCGGGACTGCGGACATCATCTATGGTGTCCGGTTCAGCCCGGACACGACGATGCTCGCGGTGGCCGGCGGGGACGGCAAGGGATATCTGTGGGACATCGCCGACAAGACGAACCCAAAACCGCGTGCCACGGTCACCGGATTCCGCGGTCCGGTCTACGCGACGGCGTTCAGCGCGGACGGCACCCTTGTCGCATTCGGTGCTTCTGACTACTCCGTCCGACTGCTCGACCTCACCCACCCCCTCAGCCCAGTCGAGGTGCCAAGCCCTCTGATCGGCCCGGTGGGCGAGGTCTACGAACTCTCCTTTCACCCGGACCGCAGGGAACTCGCGGTCAGCAGCACGGACCGGACCATCTGGCTGTGGAACTTGGCCGACCACCGCAAGCCCGACCACCTCGCCACCCTCACCACCAACGACGCATTGCTTACCCTCGCCCACAGCCCTGACGGACGTCGACTGGCGGCTGGTGGCCGTGATCGCACAGTCCGGGTCTGGGACACAGACCTCGACGCCGTCAAGAACTGGATATGCGGCCAGGCTGGCCAATCGATCACTCCAGAGGAGTGGTCACAGTTCATCCCGGGCGAGCCGTACACCCCACCCTGTTGA
- a CDS encoding sporulation-delaying protein SdpB family protein, whose product MPPLARLRTRVLADAARFDPRTPWYAVGRSMLALATLSVVVATPDSALFPYLTAQPDGPRCDGLRSLSLWCVGGGSPAALTIARVATVFVLVLVVVGYRPRWTCVPHWYATVSIGVSVYLPNGGDRAAQVATLLLIPLCVGDHRRWHWKTPTAPLAPWSGGSAYAAHLVLRLQVAIIYGHAAVAKLTESIWRDGTAVHYAMQDAYFGAPEGFLRLVESVPGLVLALTWGAVVLEVVIAVAILGGPRTRTVALTCGIALHTAFAVAFGLISFGLVMISVLTIAHTRSR is encoded by the coding sequence GTGCCCCCGCTAGCTCGGCTCCGCACCCGTGTCCTGGCTGACGCGGCCCGGTTCGACCCTCGAACCCCGTGGTACGCGGTGGGCCGCTCGATGCTCGCCCTCGCCACCTTGTCCGTCGTGGTGGCGACCCCGGACTCGGCGCTGTTCCCCTACCTGACCGCCCAGCCGGACGGCCCCCGCTGCGACGGTCTGCGCTCCTTGTCGCTCTGGTGCGTCGGCGGTGGCAGTCCGGCGGCGCTCACCATCGCTCGCGTGGCGACCGTGTTCGTCCTGGTCCTGGTCGTGGTGGGCTATCGACCGCGCTGGACGTGCGTGCCGCACTGGTACGCGACTGTCAGCATCGGTGTCAGCGTGTACCTCCCCAACGGCGGCGACCGGGCCGCCCAGGTGGCGACGCTGCTGCTCATCCCACTTTGCGTCGGAGACCACCGGCGCTGGCACTGGAAGACACCCACGGCGCCGCTCGCGCCCTGGTCAGGCGGTTCGGCGTACGCCGCGCACCTGGTGCTGCGGCTACAGGTCGCGATCATCTACGGACACGCCGCGGTCGCCAAGCTGACCGAGTCGATCTGGCGGGACGGCACCGCGGTGCACTACGCCATGCAGGACGCCTACTTCGGCGCCCCTGAAGGGTTCCTTCGCCTGGTCGAGTCGGTCCCAGGACTGGTGCTCGCGCTGACCTGGGGCGCGGTAGTGCTCGAAGTGGTCATCGCGGTGGCGATCCTTGGCGGCCCTCGAACCAGGACAGTGGCCCTGACCTGCGGTATCGCGCTGCACACGGCATTCGCCGTGGCGTTCGGGCTGATCAGCTTCGGCCTGGTGATGATCTCGGTGCTCACGATCGCCCACACCAGATCGCGCTGA
- the sepF gene encoding cell division protein SepF produces the protein MRLFAPRRATPPAPQSPSYGLTWNRPTTTFTEKVSESIADAEALVPAETATPDPIVHLQQAVRLSPTQYRDGARGVHEHFRAGRVVILDLTSVEERTALRFVDFSIGLILGSRGTFFQVSSTVILLTPRATAD, from the coding sequence ATGAGACTCTTCGCTCCGCGACGCGCGACCCCACCAGCGCCCCAATCCCCCTCGTACGGCTTGACGTGGAACAGGCCGACAACCACGTTTACGGAGAAGGTGTCAGAGTCAATCGCCGACGCAGAAGCTCTCGTCCCGGCGGAGACAGCCACGCCAGATCCCATTGTGCACCTGCAGCAAGCAGTGCGACTCTCTCCCACGCAGTACCGCGACGGCGCTCGCGGGGTGCACGAACACTTTCGCGCCGGACGCGTGGTGATCTTGGATCTTACTTCCGTCGAGGAACGCACAGCACTGCGTTTCGTGGACTTCTCCATCGGTTTGATCTTGGGGTCCAGGGGAACATTCTTTCAAGTTTCGAGCACCGTCATCCTGCTGACTCCCCGAGCGACGGCGGACTAA